GGTACCCATATGCATAAGCAAAGAGCCGTCCCCGTCAATAACAACGACATCTTTTCTGCTTTGGGTCATGGCAAGGCCGAGCCCAAGTGAACTTACGCATCCCATTGAACCGACCATATAGAAATTGTTTTCAGCGTCCTCAATTTCATACAATTCCCGCCCGGTTTTTCCGGTTGTGGCAATCTGGATGGTATTCCCGTCTTTCAAAGAATTGATAGTGGACAAAGCCTCATAACGTGGGGGATACTGATCTTCAGCTTCTTTAACCCTTTTAATTTGATTTATGGCAGGAGTCGGTTCCTGTTTTTGCAGTGCAACTGGTTCAAATGTTCCTTTTCTTACAACAAAAAAGAAGGGCCGGTTATGGTGAATATTCAAAATGGCCTGCTGCAGCTGGTGAATGGCTTTATCTGTATCAGAGGAGAGATACTCCCAGGTTACTTTCATTAGTTCCAGCATACGTGTTGTTATCCGGCCCATTAATTCATGCTGGGGTTCGTCAGATTCGCCAGTTTCACCCCGCAGACTGACAAACCCAAGCAGAGGTATGCGGAATGGATAATTAAGTGAAACCAGAGGGGATGAAGCGTTGGTTAAACCGGAGTTTTGCATAAGAACTACGGGTCTCTTTCCTCCCAGGTATGCTCCGCTTGCAATCGCAACCGCGTTTCCTTCGTTCGCCGCCCCAACATATTCACAATCATTAATTGCATAATTGATCAGGTTTTTCAGAAAGGAACAAGGCACTCCGGTAAAAAAGGAGAAGCCCGACTTCCTCAATTCTTCGCCAAACCGTTCCGTATCCGTCATGGACAATCGCCACGGATTCTGTTCACTGAAGGAAGATACCTGGCTTCAGCTTCCTGCAGTTCTTCAACCTGCTGCAGCCGGAAAACTTCGTCTAAGTGGGCAATACTGCCTTCGACTGCCAGAAGACTTTCATCCTGAAAAATTTGCCGGGAAATTCTCTGCATGGCTTCTACCGATGCCCTCATATTATGATTGGCCCAGATGATCGTACTGATCCCCATTTCATGGAAACGGATTGTTGGCGTGGAATAGTACTTGGTGGGGACAATAACTACAGGAAGTCTACCTCCCCATTCTTTCATGAAAGAAGCAATTTCCTCGGCATCCGTCCTCTTACTGTGTATAAGAACCGCATCCACTCCCGCTTGACGGTACGCTTCGGAACGACGCAGCGTTTCTTCGAGTCCTAAGCCCGCGATAAAGGATTCCACTCTGGCAATGACAATAAAATCATCATTCGTCTGAGAGTCTTTCATGGCTTTAATTTTGCCACAAAACTCATCTATATCGGCAAGAGGCTGGGGTCCGGTCCCTATAAAAGAGTTGGTTTTTGGAAATACCTTATCTTCAATACAAACTCCCCCGATATTTCGCTGCTCTAATTTTTTAACCAGACGTCTTGCATTGTTGAAGTTTCCATATCCTGTATCTCCATCAAGCAAAATCGGAATGGTTGTTGCATCACTCATAAACTCCAGCACATCAAGCACCTGTGACCAGGAAGCTTCATTGTTGTCCCTGACACCAAGTGAGGCCGAGATTGATAAACCACTGGCCCAGATTCCTTTAAAGCCGGTTTCTTCCACTATTTTTGCAGACAAGCCGTTGTGGGCTTCCATTAAAAATTCAGGTTTCGGCGATTGTATAAGCTGTTTCAATAAAGTTGATTTATTCATGAGCCTCTCCTTTAAGCAACTTCACAATGAAGCGCTTGGATATATAAGCTTCTTATTTCTCCTTATTTGATCAAGCATGGACTTATCTGGAAGTTTGGTAAAAAGAATATGTTTTGGCCTTGTATTTGCCTCAATAATCCAGATACGGCCACTTCTTTCCACCCCAAGATCAACTCCAAGTTCCCGAATATTCGGGAATTTTTTATTAAGCTCTTCGGCAATGGTGAGGGATAATTGTTTGAGTTCATTTATACAATTATCCACATTAAAATAGTTATCCGCAAAAAGGGGTATAAGCACTTTTTCCAATACCTCCGCTTTCCCTCCTTTATGATAGTTGGTAATGTAGCTTTTCCTGGGGGCAACGCGGGCTACGAGCCCGGAGACTTCCCATTCCGACACAGGTTTCTGCAGATATACTCTAACGTCAAACACATTTCCTTTATACCGGGCTAATTCAATTCCTCTCTGCACAACATAAGTCTTTGGAGGATTCTGGTAACCGTTTAAAAAACGTCTTAATGAAGAAAGTCCGACTTTTTTCCGTTTATGTCCGATGCGAATTTGATACGTACCACCGCCTTTTTTATTGATTTTGACAATACCTGATCCTCCGCTGCCTCGATCCGGTTTAATGAAGATAGAGGAATGAGAGTCAAGCATAAGCAAGGCTCTTTGGGCAGTGTACCAGTGAAGTTCATGTAAATACGGACGCAGTTCGGCCCGTTTGGATAATGTGTTGTGTTTGACCATC
This Paenibacillus larvae subsp. larvae DNA region includes the following protein-coding sequences:
- the aepY gene encoding phosphonopyruvate decarboxylase: MTDTERFGEELRKSGFSFFTGVPCSFLKNLINYAINDCEYVGAANEGNAVAIASGAYLGGKRPVVLMQNSGLTNASSPLVSLNYPFRIPLLGFVSLRGETGESDEPQHELMGRITTRMLELMKVTWEYLSSDTDKAIHQLQQAILNIHHNRPFFFVVRKGTFEPVALQKQEPTPAINQIKRVKEAEDQYPPRYEALSTINSLKDGNTIQIATTGKTGRELYEIEDAENNFYMVGSMGCVSSLGLGLAMTQSRKDVVVIDGDGSLLMHMGTLATAGSYSPSNMLHILLDNQAHDSTGGQRTVSGNIDFVEIAAACGYIRVIYTHNLKQLKASIQEWKKQKGLTFIHLKIASGSKERLGRPRIKPYEVKERLRTFLGVDTTRL
- the aepX gene encoding phosphoenolpyruvate mutase, translating into MNKSTLLKQLIQSPKPEFLMEAHNGLSAKIVEETGFKGIWASGLSISASLGVRDNNEASWSQVLDVLEFMSDATTIPILLDGDTGYGNFNNARRLVKKLEQRNIGGVCIEDKVFPKTNSFIGTGPQPLADIDEFCGKIKAMKDSQTNDDFIVIARVESFIAGLGLEETLRRSEAYRQAGVDAVLIHSKRTDAEEIASFMKEWGGRLPVVIVPTKYYSTPTIRFHEMGISTIIWANHNMRASVEAMQRISRQIFQDESLLAVEGSIAHLDEVFRLQQVEELQEAEARYLPSVNRIRGDCP
- a CDS encoding YheC/YheD family protein, with the translated sequence MSPYKIKGKMVKHNTLSKRAELRPYLHELHWYTAQRALLMLDSHSSIFIKPDRGSGGSGIVKINKKGGGTYQIRIGHKRKKVGLSSLRRFLNGYQNPPKTYVVQRGIELARYKGNVFDVRVYLQKPVSEWEVSGLVARVAPRKSYITNYHKGGKAEVLEKVLIPLFADNYFNVDNCINELKQLSLTIAEELNKKFPNIRELGVDLGVERSGRIWIIEANTRPKHILFTKLPDKSMLDQIRRNKKLIYPSASL